Proteins co-encoded in one Acanthopagrus latus isolate v.2019 chromosome 10, fAcaLat1.1, whole genome shotgun sequence genomic window:
- the lrp10 gene encoding low-density lipoprotein receptor-related protein 10 isoform X2, producing the protein MTVTYNLCTLIVFTIAVRCGHALQVLDTKVGEIRSSAYHSWSYRFGSTYDCWMIKGSEGEPIVLSFSQFSARCRKEWVSIKSSAGGEPLVLCGSKLPQPMEFPGGNITVTHHFLPHLFPVSSFLLNFARDSGECPVTSFECLGGRCLPLSWHCNGQVECLDEGAGLGSDEQGCDAEAETPEPPKFDSTDEEEIKADTYVERKNDRDSERLPIADKPTGRDMESDLWALLKERAEEEAQVDQEQPQTQRELAVTPTPIEWPCGGLLQTFYGTFSPPAIRGPAMYCVWTLDPQDSRPLRLDLQQLVLGPGDRLTVYNREQGKGDIIKIITSASNYKSVQVESHTGLLSLTYETLPGSEGSGFNATFHVGTYCPPWEGRCGGAAGGCFTQEQRCDGKWDCPETGKDEEGCRGCSLNQFACGVAGQRAVASSHFASRPVCYPVTERCNYQLYCTDGSDERDCTVCQPGTFHCDSDRCVFESWRCDGQVDCKDGTDELNCTVILPRKVITAATVGSLVCGLLLVIAMGCTCKLYSLRTREYSLFAPISRQEAELIQQQAPPSYGQLIAQGIIPPVEDFPTENPNETSSLSLRGILQLLRQDAANSPHRRRRPRFVRRAVRRMRRWGLIPRPPSRPSQTPSSSQQQADPAPSGQEPAHSTPTSSSSAVEAVNQPVPQKLGLLAQTEQQQQQQQQQGAPPPLLPPPVASPPPPPYAPPAPPSTAPNTPPVAVPPSSPSLASIFHTLGLSISLFRASPSSSTNSMPLSASPSFSSSSCSSDDDVLLIPLSEDTTSEDDVPMLT; encoded by the exons ATGACAGTCACTTACAACCTCTGCACCCTCATAGTGTTCACCATAGCAG TGCGCTGTGGGCATGCCCTCCAAGTCTTGGACACTAAAGTCGGAGAGATCAGGAGTTCTGCATACCACAGCTGGTCCTACCGCTTCGGTTCCACCTATGACTGCTGGATGATCAAGGGTTCTGAGGGAGAACCCATAGTTCTCAG CTTCTCCCAGTTCTCAGCCCGATGTAGGAAGGAATGGGTGTCTATAAAATCATCAGCTGGTGGTGAGCCACTTGTACTTTGTGGCTCCAAGTTGCCACAACCAATGGAGTTCCCTGGTGGAAATATCACAGTGACACACCACTTCCTCCCAcatctgtttcctgtgtcaTCTTTTCTGTTGAATTTTGCCAGAG ACTCTGGTGAATGCCCAGTAACATCCTTTGAGTGCCTCGGCGGCCGCTGCCTTCCTCTCTCTTGGCACTGTAACGGTCAGGTGGAGTGTCTTGATGAAGGTGCTGGCCTCGGCAGCGATGAACAGGGCTGTGATGCAGAAGCAGAAACCCCAGAACCCCCAAAGTTTGACAgcacagatgaagaagagatAAAAGCAGACACCTATGTGGAGAGGAAAAACGATAGGGACTCTGAGAGACTTCCGATTGCAGATAAGCCGACCGGCAGAGATATGGAGTCTGATCTGTGGGCGCTGCTGAAGGagagggcggaggaggaggcccAGGTAGATCAGGAGCAGCCTCAGACTCAGAGGGAGCTCGCTGTGACGCCTACTCCTATTGAGTGGCCCTGTGGAGGGCTGCTCCAGACCTTCTATGGGACCTTCTCCCCTCCAGCCATTCGGGGTCCTGCAATGTACTGTGTCTGGACTCTGGATCCTCAGGACTCGAGGCCGCTGAGACtggacctgcagcagctggtgctGGGGCCCGGGGACAGACTGACTGTGTACAATAGAGAGCAAGGCAAAGGAGACATTATTAAAATT ATCACCAGCGCCTCCAATTACAAATCAGTCCAAGTTGAATCCCATACTGGCCTGCTGTCATTGACCTACGAGACTCTTCCTGGCTCGGAGGGAAGTGGTTTCAACGCCACGTTCCATGTCGGAACGTACTGCCCCCCTTGGGAGGGTCGTTGTGGGGGGGCTGCAGGAGGCTGCTTTACCCAGGAGCAGCGCTGTGACGGGAAGTGGGACTGTCCAGAGACGGGGAAGGATGAGGAGGGCTGCAGGGGCTGCAGTCTGAACCAGTTCGCCTGCGGGGTAGCAGGGCAGAGAGCGGTGGCATCCAGCCACTTTGCAAGCAGGCCAGTGTGTTACCCAGTCACAGAGAGATGCAACTACCAGCTGTACTGTACTGACGGCAGCGACGAGAGGGACTGCACTGTGTGTCAGCCAGGAACCTTTCATTGTGACAGCGACAG gtgtgtgtttgagagctGGCGCTGCGATGGCCAGGTGGACTGTAAGGACGGCACGGACGAGCTCAACTGCACCGTCATCCTGCCCCGCAAGGTCATCACCGCGGCAACAGTGGGCAGCCTGGTCTGTGGGCTTCTGTTGGTCATCGCTATGGGCTGCACCTGTAAACTGTACTCGCTCCGGACCAGGGAGTACAG CTTGTTTGCTCCAATCAGCCGCCAGGAAGCAGAGCTGATCCAGCAGCAGGCTCCTCCCTCCTACGGTCAGCTGATTGCTCAGGGAATCATCCCGCCAGTGGAAGACTTCCCTACAGAAAACCCCAACGAG acctcatctctctctctgagaggAATTCTCCAGCTGCTCCGTCAGGACGCCGCCAACTCCCCACACCGCAGACGCAGGCCCCGATTCGTCCGCCGGGCTGTTCGTCGCATGAGGAGATGGGGTCTAATCCCCAGACCTCCCTCCAGGCCGAGTCAGACGCCGAgctccagccagcagcaggCGGACCCCGCTCCTTCTGGCCAGGAACCGGCTCACTCCACTCCCACGAGCTCCTCGTCGGCCGTGGAGGCGGTCAACCAGCCGGTGCCTCAGAAGCTTGGCCTGTTGGCTCagacggagcagcagcagcagcagcagcagcaacaagggGCACCGCCTCCTCTTCTGCCACCGCCTGTCGCgtccccacctccacctccgtACGCTcccccagctccaccctcaACTGCCCCCAACACTCCTCCTGTCGCCGTCCCCCCGAGCAGCCCCTCTCTGGCCTCCATCTTCCACACGCTGGGCCTGAGCATCTCCCTCTTCAGAgcctcgccctcctcctccaccaactccatgcccctctctgcctccccctctttctcctcctcctcgtgctCCTCCGATGACGACGTGCTGCTTATCCCCCTGTCTGAGGACACCACTTCAGAGGATGATGTACCCATGCTCACCTGA
- the lrp10 gene encoding low-density lipoprotein receptor-related protein 10 isoform X1, translated as MTVTYNLCTLIVFTIAACSHFEPALCSVRCGHALQVLDTKVGEIRSSAYHSWSYRFGSTYDCWMIKGSEGEPIVLSFSQFSARCRKEWVSIKSSAGGEPLVLCGSKLPQPMEFPGGNITVTHHFLPHLFPVSSFLLNFARDSGECPVTSFECLGGRCLPLSWHCNGQVECLDEGAGLGSDEQGCDAEAETPEPPKFDSTDEEEIKADTYVERKNDRDSERLPIADKPTGRDMESDLWALLKERAEEEAQVDQEQPQTQRELAVTPTPIEWPCGGLLQTFYGTFSPPAIRGPAMYCVWTLDPQDSRPLRLDLQQLVLGPGDRLTVYNREQGKGDIIKIITSASNYKSVQVESHTGLLSLTYETLPGSEGSGFNATFHVGTYCPPWEGRCGGAAGGCFTQEQRCDGKWDCPETGKDEEGCRGCSLNQFACGVAGQRAVASSHFASRPVCYPVTERCNYQLYCTDGSDERDCTVCQPGTFHCDSDRCVFESWRCDGQVDCKDGTDELNCTVILPRKVITAATVGSLVCGLLLVIAMGCTCKLYSLRTREYSLFAPISRQEAELIQQQAPPSYGQLIAQGIIPPVEDFPTENPNETSSLSLRGILQLLRQDAANSPHRRRRPRFVRRAVRRMRRWGLIPRPPSRPSQTPSSSQQQADPAPSGQEPAHSTPTSSSSAVEAVNQPVPQKLGLLAQTEQQQQQQQQQGAPPPLLPPPVASPPPPPYAPPAPPSTAPNTPPVAVPPSSPSLASIFHTLGLSISLFRASPSSSTNSMPLSASPSFSSSSCSSDDDVLLIPLSEDTTSEDDVPMLT; from the exons ATGACAGTCACTTACAACCTCTGCACCCTCATAGTGTTCACCATAGCAG CATGCAGCCATTTTGAGCCTGCCCTCTGCTCTG TGCGCTGTGGGCATGCCCTCCAAGTCTTGGACACTAAAGTCGGAGAGATCAGGAGTTCTGCATACCACAGCTGGTCCTACCGCTTCGGTTCCACCTATGACTGCTGGATGATCAAGGGTTCTGAGGGAGAACCCATAGTTCTCAG CTTCTCCCAGTTCTCAGCCCGATGTAGGAAGGAATGGGTGTCTATAAAATCATCAGCTGGTGGTGAGCCACTTGTACTTTGTGGCTCCAAGTTGCCACAACCAATGGAGTTCCCTGGTGGAAATATCACAGTGACACACCACTTCCTCCCAcatctgtttcctgtgtcaTCTTTTCTGTTGAATTTTGCCAGAG ACTCTGGTGAATGCCCAGTAACATCCTTTGAGTGCCTCGGCGGCCGCTGCCTTCCTCTCTCTTGGCACTGTAACGGTCAGGTGGAGTGTCTTGATGAAGGTGCTGGCCTCGGCAGCGATGAACAGGGCTGTGATGCAGAAGCAGAAACCCCAGAACCCCCAAAGTTTGACAgcacagatgaagaagagatAAAAGCAGACACCTATGTGGAGAGGAAAAACGATAGGGACTCTGAGAGACTTCCGATTGCAGATAAGCCGACCGGCAGAGATATGGAGTCTGATCTGTGGGCGCTGCTGAAGGagagggcggaggaggaggcccAGGTAGATCAGGAGCAGCCTCAGACTCAGAGGGAGCTCGCTGTGACGCCTACTCCTATTGAGTGGCCCTGTGGAGGGCTGCTCCAGACCTTCTATGGGACCTTCTCCCCTCCAGCCATTCGGGGTCCTGCAATGTACTGTGTCTGGACTCTGGATCCTCAGGACTCGAGGCCGCTGAGACtggacctgcagcagctggtgctGGGGCCCGGGGACAGACTGACTGTGTACAATAGAGAGCAAGGCAAAGGAGACATTATTAAAATT ATCACCAGCGCCTCCAATTACAAATCAGTCCAAGTTGAATCCCATACTGGCCTGCTGTCATTGACCTACGAGACTCTTCCTGGCTCGGAGGGAAGTGGTTTCAACGCCACGTTCCATGTCGGAACGTACTGCCCCCCTTGGGAGGGTCGTTGTGGGGGGGCTGCAGGAGGCTGCTTTACCCAGGAGCAGCGCTGTGACGGGAAGTGGGACTGTCCAGAGACGGGGAAGGATGAGGAGGGCTGCAGGGGCTGCAGTCTGAACCAGTTCGCCTGCGGGGTAGCAGGGCAGAGAGCGGTGGCATCCAGCCACTTTGCAAGCAGGCCAGTGTGTTACCCAGTCACAGAGAGATGCAACTACCAGCTGTACTGTACTGACGGCAGCGACGAGAGGGACTGCACTGTGTGTCAGCCAGGAACCTTTCATTGTGACAGCGACAG gtgtgtgtttgagagctGGCGCTGCGATGGCCAGGTGGACTGTAAGGACGGCACGGACGAGCTCAACTGCACCGTCATCCTGCCCCGCAAGGTCATCACCGCGGCAACAGTGGGCAGCCTGGTCTGTGGGCTTCTGTTGGTCATCGCTATGGGCTGCACCTGTAAACTGTACTCGCTCCGGACCAGGGAGTACAG CTTGTTTGCTCCAATCAGCCGCCAGGAAGCAGAGCTGATCCAGCAGCAGGCTCCTCCCTCCTACGGTCAGCTGATTGCTCAGGGAATCATCCCGCCAGTGGAAGACTTCCCTACAGAAAACCCCAACGAG acctcatctctctctctgagaggAATTCTCCAGCTGCTCCGTCAGGACGCCGCCAACTCCCCACACCGCAGACGCAGGCCCCGATTCGTCCGCCGGGCTGTTCGTCGCATGAGGAGATGGGGTCTAATCCCCAGACCTCCCTCCAGGCCGAGTCAGACGCCGAgctccagccagcagcaggCGGACCCCGCTCCTTCTGGCCAGGAACCGGCTCACTCCACTCCCACGAGCTCCTCGTCGGCCGTGGAGGCGGTCAACCAGCCGGTGCCTCAGAAGCTTGGCCTGTTGGCTCagacggagcagcagcagcagcagcagcagcaacaagggGCACCGCCTCCTCTTCTGCCACCGCCTGTCGCgtccccacctccacctccgtACGCTcccccagctccaccctcaACTGCCCCCAACACTCCTCCTGTCGCCGTCCCCCCGAGCAGCCCCTCTCTGGCCTCCATCTTCCACACGCTGGGCCTGAGCATCTCCCTCTTCAGAgcctcgccctcctcctccaccaactccatgcccctctctgcctccccctctttctcctcctcctcgtgctCCTCCGATGACGACGTGCTGCTTATCCCCCTGTCTGAGGACACCACTTCAGAGGATGATGTACCCATGCTCACCTGA